Proteins from a genomic interval of Paenibacillus sp. RC334:
- a CDS encoding ribulokinase, whose amino-acid sequence MSKYTIGVDYGTESGRAVIVDLSNGAEIATHVTPYRHGVIDEVLPGSGRKLEMDWALEHPADYIEVLTTSVPAVMKETGISPDDIIGIGIDFTACTMLPIDAQGQPLCFDENLKDNPHSWVKLWKHHAAQDEADRLNEIATQRGEAFQPRYGGKISSEWMIAKIWQILNEAPDIYDQTDRFVEATDWVISQLSGELKRNQCTAGYKSIYHHRDGYPDREFFKALDPRLENLTDTKLRGEVYDLGSRAGGLTEDMAAKLGLNPGTAVAVGNVDAHAAVPAVGVVTPGKLVMSMGTSICHMLLGEEEKEVEGMCGVVENGIIPGYYGYEAGQSAVGDIFAWFVEHAVPGEVKEQAAAEGVNVHVWLERKAAAYKPGETGLLALDWWNGNRSVLVDTNLTGLIVGYTLLTKPEEVYRTLLEATAFGTRKIVDAFHHNGVPVDVLYACGGLPQKNRLLMQIYADVTGREIKVAASTQTPALGAAMFAAVAAGAEAGGYDDIVEAARHMARVRDESFKPIPENAAVYDKLYEEYSRLHDYFGRGGNPVMKKLKAIKEEAGRSTQAASTHS is encoded by the coding sequence AACACCATATCGCCATGGGGTTATTGATGAAGTGCTGCCTGGCAGCGGACGCAAGCTGGAAATGGACTGGGCGCTGGAGCATCCGGCTGACTATATTGAAGTGCTGACGACTTCTGTACCTGCTGTCATGAAGGAGACGGGGATTTCTCCTGACGACATCATCGGGATCGGGATTGATTTTACAGCATGTACGATGCTGCCAATCGATGCGCAGGGACAACCATTGTGTTTTGACGAGAACCTGAAGGATAACCCGCATAGCTGGGTAAAACTGTGGAAGCACCATGCAGCGCAGGATGAAGCGGATCGTCTGAATGAAATTGCCACACAACGCGGAGAGGCATTTCAGCCCCGTTATGGTGGTAAAATTTCATCCGAATGGATGATCGCAAAAATTTGGCAAATTCTGAACGAGGCGCCGGATATTTATGATCAGACAGATCGCTTTGTAGAAGCGACCGACTGGGTTATTTCCCAGCTTAGTGGAGAACTGAAACGTAATCAATGTACAGCGGGTTACAAGTCCATTTACCATCATCGTGACGGTTATCCGGACCGTGAGTTTTTCAAAGCGCTCGATCCTCGTCTGGAAAATTTGACAGATACGAAGCTGCGTGGTGAAGTTTATGACTTGGGTAGCCGTGCAGGTGGATTAACAGAGGACATGGCTGCAAAGCTCGGGCTGAATCCGGGAACTGCAGTAGCAGTAGGTAACGTGGATGCACATGCGGCTGTTCCGGCGGTAGGTGTCGTTACACCAGGTAAGCTGGTCATGTCTATGGGAACTTCTATTTGTCATATGCTGCTCGGTGAGGAAGAAAAAGAAGTCGAAGGCATGTGCGGTGTTGTAGAAAACGGAATTATCCCGGGCTATTACGGCTATGAGGCTGGTCAGTCGGCGGTAGGAGATATTTTCGCATGGTTCGTTGAGCATGCTGTTCCCGGTGAGGTGAAGGAGCAGGCTGCGGCAGAAGGCGTGAACGTCCATGTGTGGCTGGAGCGCAAAGCGGCAGCGTACAAACCGGGCGAAACCGGATTGCTTGCGCTGGATTGGTGGAACGGCAACCGTTCTGTGCTGGTGGATACGAACCTGACGGGTCTTATTGTCGGCTATACGCTGCTGACGAAGCCGGAGGAAGTGTATCGTACATTGCTGGAAGCCACAGCGTTCGGTACACGTAAAATCGTCGATGCGTTCCATCACAACGGCGTGCCGGTAGATGTATTGTATGCATGCGGTGGATTGCCGCAGAAAAACCGTCTCTTGATGCAAATTTATGCCGATGTAACCGGACGGGAGATCAAAGTGGCGGCTTCTACTCAAACCCCTGCCCTGGGCGCAGCGATGTTCGCGGCAGTGGCTGCGGGAGCAGAGGCCGGAGGGTATGACGATATCGTCGAAGCAGCGCGCCATATGGCTCGTGTACGGGACGAGAGCTTCAAACCGATCCCGGAGAACGCGGCCGTCTATGATAAGCTGTACGAGGAATACAGCCGTCTTCACGACTACTTTGGACGTGGAGGCAATCCGGTGATGAAGAAGCTGAAGGCGATTAAGGAAGAAGCCGGACGTTCTACACAAGCGGCAAGCACTCATTCTTAA
- a CDS encoding helix-turn-helix transcriptional regulator gives MPKQQDKHSIQAWSLINRKYLGKGVRVKRFRKPTRCQVRNRVLLAVLMANDIKLSQLAEELSISSRSVSAWVYEGRIPGNTNLEKACNTLGYPHHILFNEEVVRRSPLICQPSPSRFMKRTVTRSPVKNRILAGLCMVHDISVTDVSHWIGVHPGTFRKWLHQGTVPSQTFQDQAEQFFRIPKSILFADAMLKK, from the coding sequence ATGCCTAAACAACAAGATAAACATTCCATTCAGGCGTGGTCTCTGATCAATCGCAAATATTTGGGAAAAGGTGTGCGCGTCAAACGTTTTCGCAAGCCGACACGCTGTCAAGTGCGCAATCGTGTTCTGCTAGCCGTTTTGATGGCTAATGACATTAAACTGTCTCAGCTTGCCGAGGAGCTTTCCATTTCCTCCCGTAGCGTCAGCGCGTGGGTATATGAAGGTCGTATTCCCGGCAACACTAATCTGGAAAAAGCTTGTAATACACTTGGTTATCCGCACCATATTCTGTTTAATGAAGAGGTTGTCCGGCGTTCACCGCTCATCTGTCAGCCATCACCGTCCCGTTTTATGAAACGGACTGTGACTCGTTCCCCGGTCAAAAACCGGATTTTGGCGGGTCTATGTATGGTCCATGATATTTCGGTGACCGATGTCAGTCATTGGATTGGCGTTCATCCCGGCACATTTCGAAAATGGTTGCACCAGGGTACCGTTCCTTCTCAAACCTTCCAGGATCAGGCGGAACAGTTTTTCCGCATTCCAAAATCCATCTTGTTTGCTGATGCCATGCTGAAAAAGTGA